Proteins from a single region of Argiope bruennichi chromosome 6, qqArgBrue1.1, whole genome shotgun sequence:
- the LOC129972737 gene encoding calcium-binding protein P-like: MSQQIIYIFFIVILLSYSSTGSYLRYSYPSQLIYLRPGASVRVGYQRPPHHEPDAVLINVGGNYPGGSGPAMPPGGPGGFPQPGGPGGFPQPGAPGGFPQPGAPGGFPQPGGPGGFPQAGAPGGFPQPGGPGVFPQPGGPGGFPQAGGPGVFPQPGGFFPQAGGPGAFPQPGVFSPPGGHGPFVPPGGPNVFGQPGAFFPPGMPGVYGQPGGPGVQPQPGFVPGFGAGNPGGILPRPEVPSGGGREVHDDDHPLSDMFPLIDRTGA; the protein is encoded by the exons ATCATATATATCTTCTTCATCGTCATTCTTCTCTCTTATTCGTCAACTGGTAGCTACTTAAGGTACTCATACCCTAGccaattgatatatttaagacctGGAGCGTCAGTCAGGGTAGGATATCAAAGACCACCCCATCACGAACCAGATGCTGTACTTATCAATGTAGGGGGCAATTATCCAGGAGGTTCTGGTCCAGCTATGCCTCCTGGTGGCCCCGGAGGATTTCCACAACCTGGTGGCCCCGGAGGTTTTCCACAACCTGGAGCACCTGGAGGTTTTCCACAACCTGGAGCACCTGGAGGTTTTCCACAGCCTGGTGGCCCCGGAGGTTTTCCACAAGCTGGAGCACCTGGAGGTTTTCCACAACCAGGTGGCCCAGGAGTGTTCCCTCAACCTGGTGGACCAGGAGGTTTTCCACAAGCTGGCGGACCAGGAGTTTTTCCCCAACCTGGCGGATTTTTCCCTCAAGCTGGTGGACCCGGAGCTTTTCCCCAACCTGGTGTCTTTAGTCCACCTGGAGGACATGGACCTTTTGTCCCACCTGGAGGACCTAATGTCTTCGGTCAACCTGGAGCATTTTTTCCTCCTGGAATGCCTGGAGTTTACGGCCAACCAGGAGGACCCGGAGTTCAACCTCAACCTGGATTTGTACCAGGATTCGGAGCAG GTAATCCTGGCGGAATTCTTCCGAGGCCAGAAGTACCATCTGGAGGGGGGCGTGAAGTTCACGACGATGACCATCCCTTGTCAGACATGTTCCCGCTCATCGACAGAACCggtgcataa
- the LOC129971281 gene encoding uncharacterized protein LOC129971281 — protein MKRAAQATGVSEGTIRKIKNEVSTLDKTEVLSTPGKHRKRPIDRNCEIDDFDKCVIRQTVQDFYVQQKKVPSLRKLLPVLREKLNFHWNKESLRKVLHSMNFCWKKCANKRKFLIERPDIVFWRNNYLRKMRQYRKSKCQIVFIDETWVDSNLTFRKCWQSDTISGAEINVNSKNRLIIVHAGSSTGFIPGAQLIYKASTKTGDYHGQMNYENFEKWMLEKLIPNLRPKSVVCMDSAPYHTKVANPTPTKYSTKKEMTDWLINNGIECDMKMRKAELYSLIDRNRPKEIIYKIDSTIKENGHYVLRLPPYHCDLNAIEYVWSSVKRLIKERNITGDLSLENLQNLLCDALGGVSSKEWEAHCRHVEKLENSYWEKDGILEEVVDELVVQIGSTESDSDSEETESCDSDSEFF, from the coding sequence ATGAAAAGAGCTGCTCAGGCGACTGGAGTGTCGGAAGGCactattaggaaaattaaaaatgaagtttcgacACTGGACAAAACGGAAGTTTTGAGTACTCCTGGAAAGCACCGTAAAAGGCCTATTGACCGAAATTGTGAAATTGACGACTTCGACAAATGTGTTATTCGTCAAACAGTTCAAGATTTTTACGTCCAGCAAAAGAAAGTgccttctttaagaaaattacttcccGTATTGAGAGAGAAGttgaattttcattggaataagGAATCATTGAGGAAAGTTttgcattcaatgaatttttgcTGGAAGAAATGcgcgaataaaagaaaatttctcatcgAAAGACCTGATATTGTGTTTTGGAGAAACAACTACTTGCGAAAAATGAGGCAGTACAGAAAAAGTAAATGCCAgatagttttcattgatgaaacgTGGGTCGACAGTAATCTAACATTTAGAAAATGCTGGCAAAGTGATACAATTTCAGGAgccgaaataaatgtaaattccaaAAATCGATTGATCATTGTGCATGCTGGCTCGTCCACGGGATTTATTCCTGGCgctcaattaatttacaaagcgtCAACTAAAACTGGTGATTATCATGgccaaatgaattatgaaaattttgagaaatggaTGTTGGAAAAACTCATTCCAAATTTGCGCCCAAAAAGTGTCGTGTGCATGGACAGTGCTCCATATCACACAAAAGTTGCAAATCCGACACCTACCAAATACAGTACGAAGAAAGAAATGACCGATTGGCTGATTAATAACGGAATAGAATGCGATATGAAAATGAGGAAAGCGGAACTGTATTCGCTAATTGATAGGAATCGCCCTaaagaaatcatatataaaattgacagcacaataaaagaaaatgggcaTTATGTCTTGCGACTTCCCCCCTACCATTGCGATTTAAATGCGATTGAATACGTTTGGTCTTCAGTCAAAAGACTCATCAAAGAGAGAAATATAACAGGAGACTTAAGTTTAGAAAACTTACAGAATCTGTTGTGCGATGCTTTGGGCGGAGTGTCTTCCAAGGAATGGGAGGCTCATTGCCGTCATgtggaaaaacttgaaaattcttattgggaaaaagatggaattttagagGAAGTAGTAGACGAACTGGTAGTTCAAATTGGAAGTACTGAATCGGATTCCGATTCAGAAGAAACGGAATCATGTGACagtgattcagaatttttttaa